The following are encoded in a window of Microbacterium sp. LWO13-1.2 genomic DNA:
- a CDS encoding tripartite tricarboxylate transporter substrate-binding protein, with amino-acid sequence MKKTRTGILAALATATALVLTSCAGGTTPAADEEGPEEAVSITDVSIVVPADPGGGWDQTGRAMSELLTGEKIVDSAPVTNVGGAGGTVGLAQLANQKDPNTLMVMGLVMVGAVETNASAVRIEDMTPIARLTDEPLVVVVPADSKYDTLEDLVEDIVDKGQAITITGGSAGGADHILAGLMLEAAGLDGAEIAEKLNYTPNSGGGEATTLILGGKVAAGISGVGEFLQHIEAGTMKALAVSSEKPVEQLPDVDTITDAGYDVVLTNWRGVIAPGGIDDASRAELERIVTELHDSEAWAAELETRGWADAFLTGAEFDDFLTGNIEEVTATLKNIGLVG; translated from the coding sequence ATGAAGAAGACACGCACCGGCATCCTGGCCGCACTCGCCACAGCCACAGCCCTGGTATTGACCTCTTGTGCCGGCGGGACGACACCCGCCGCCGATGAAGAAGGACCCGAAGAGGCGGTGTCGATCACCGACGTCTCCATCGTGGTCCCCGCAGATCCGGGCGGAGGCTGGGATCAGACCGGCCGCGCCATGTCGGAGCTGCTGACGGGCGAGAAGATCGTCGACTCGGCACCGGTCACGAACGTCGGCGGCGCCGGCGGCACCGTCGGCCTCGCACAGCTCGCCAACCAGAAGGACCCGAACACGCTCATGGTGATGGGCCTGGTCATGGTCGGCGCCGTGGAGACGAACGCCTCTGCGGTGCGGATCGAGGACATGACGCCCATCGCCCGGCTGACCGATGAGCCACTGGTCGTCGTCGTGCCGGCCGACTCGAAATACGACACGCTCGAGGACCTGGTCGAGGACATCGTCGACAAGGGGCAGGCGATCACCATCACGGGCGGCTCCGCCGGCGGCGCCGACCACATCCTCGCCGGACTCATGCTGGAGGCGGCCGGGCTCGATGGAGCCGAGATCGCTGAGAAGCTCAACTACACGCCGAACTCCGGCGGTGGCGAGGCGACGACGCTGATCCTCGGTGGGAAGGTCGCCGCCGGCATCTCCGGCGTCGGCGAGTTCCTGCAGCACATCGAGGCCGGCACCATGAAGGCGCTCGCGGTCTCATCCGAGAAGCCCGTCGAGCAGCTCCCAGATGTGGACACCATCACGGATGCCGGCTACGACGTCGTGCTCACCAACTGGCGCGGAGTGATCGCACCCGGAGGAATCGACGACGCCAGCCGTGCCGAACTCGAGCGGATCGTCACCGAGCTGCACGACTCCGAGGCGTGGGCCGCAGAGCTGGAGACCCGTGGATGGGCCGACGCCTTCCTCACCGGGGCGGAGTTCGATGACTTCCTGACCGGCAACATCGAGGAAGTCACGGCGACCCTGAAGAACATCGGATTGGTCGGCTGA
- a CDS encoding tripartite tricarboxylate transporter TctB family protein, whose amino-acid sequence MTTGSPGTGPDSVRAGTNRPVRLVASLPIGELVFAALMVALGVFALVGVFAIHVPVGAHVGPRVFPIFVAVILLGAALAVLVGILRGQRGVPEGGEDIDQSLPTDWLTLLKITGLVVAHLLLIEPIGWVPAAALLFGGVAWSLGAKRWWMALLIGTGLALVIQIVFGGLLGLSLPWGPALEWLGRMF is encoded by the coding sequence ATGACCACGGGGTCTCCGGGAACGGGACCCGACAGCGTACGGGCCGGTACGAACCGGCCCGTACGGCTCGTCGCCTCCCTCCCGATCGGCGAACTCGTCTTCGCCGCACTCATGGTCGCGCTCGGCGTCTTCGCCCTCGTCGGCGTCTTCGCGATCCACGTCCCGGTCGGCGCGCACGTCGGGCCGCGGGTCTTTCCGATCTTCGTCGCCGTGATCCTGCTCGGTGCCGCGCTCGCGGTGCTCGTCGGCATCCTCCGCGGACAGCGTGGCGTGCCGGAAGGCGGTGAGGACATCGATCAGAGCCTGCCGACCGACTGGCTCACCCTGCTCAAGATCACCGGTCTGGTCGTGGCGCACCTGCTGCTCATCGAACCCATTGGCTGGGTTCCGGCAGCCGCTCTGCTGTTCGGCGGGGTCGCGTGGTCGCTCGGGGCCAAGCGCTGGTGGATGGCGCTCCTCATCGGGACCGGGCTCGCCCTCGTCATCCAGATCGTGTTCGGTGGCCTGCTCGGGCTTTCGCTGCCCTGGGGTCCGGCGCTCGAGTGGCTGGGAAGGATGTTCTGA
- a CDS encoding tripartite tricarboxylate transporter permease, with protein sequence MDSWTLLLEGFATALQPQYLAFAFFGVLVGTAVGVLPGIGPAMTVALLLPLTNTLDPAAALITFAGIYYGGMYGGSTTSILLNTPGESASIVTAIEGNKMAKLGRGAAALATAALGSFVAGTLATVGLTLLAPVLAQFAVNLGPADYVALIVIAFITVGALIGSSVSRGMLSLGVGLFLGLVGTDTLSGQQRYTLGLLPLSDGIDVVLIAVGLFAVGETLYIAARLRHGGVSVIPVTRGRSNRMTRDDWRRSWKPWLRGTAIGFPIGTIPAGGADVATFLSYATERKLSRHKEEFGHGAIEGVAGPESANNAAAAGVLVPLLTLGLPTTATAAIILTAFQSYGLQPGPMLFQSQSTLVWALIASLYIGNVILIVLNLPLVGMWVKLLQIPRPYLYAGILMFAAFGAFALNFSVVDILILLVIGVLGYFMRRYGFPVAPLVVGTILGPMGEEQLRKALQLSQGDVTTLIAQPFAAIAYALLALLIVGGLWLRRRQRRYEQALTESIAVPIKADSEV encoded by the coding sequence ATGGACAGCTGGACTCTGCTCCTCGAGGGCTTCGCGACCGCTCTGCAGCCGCAGTACCTCGCCTTCGCCTTCTTCGGCGTGCTGGTCGGCACCGCCGTCGGCGTGCTCCCCGGTATCGGTCCCGCCATGACGGTGGCGCTGCTGCTGCCGCTGACCAACACTCTCGATCCGGCGGCCGCCCTGATCACCTTCGCCGGCATCTACTACGGCGGAATGTACGGCGGTTCGACCACCAGCATCCTGCTGAACACCCCAGGGGAATCGGCCTCGATCGTCACCGCGATCGAGGGGAACAAGATGGCGAAGCTGGGGCGGGGTGCCGCGGCGCTCGCCACTGCCGCCCTCGGATCCTTCGTGGCCGGCACTCTTGCGACCGTCGGGCTGACGCTGCTGGCACCGGTCCTTGCACAGTTCGCGGTGAACCTCGGGCCTGCGGACTACGTTGCCCTGATCGTGATCGCGTTCATCACCGTCGGCGCACTGATCGGATCGTCGGTATCGCGCGGAATGCTGTCGCTCGGCGTCGGCCTCTTCCTCGGTCTCGTCGGCACGGACACGCTGTCCGGTCAGCAGCGCTACACGCTGGGGCTGCTTCCGTTGTCGGACGGCATCGACGTCGTGCTCATCGCGGTCGGCCTGTTCGCGGTGGGGGAGACGCTGTACATCGCCGCGCGGTTGCGCCACGGCGGCGTCTCCGTCATTCCCGTCACCCGCGGCCGGAGCAACAGGATGACCAGGGACGACTGGCGCCGCTCCTGGAAGCCGTGGTTGCGCGGAACTGCGATCGGCTTCCCGATCGGCACGATCCCCGCGGGTGGTGCGGATGTGGCGACCTTCCTCTCGTACGCGACGGAGCGCAAGCTCTCTCGCCACAAGGAGGAGTTCGGCCATGGGGCGATCGAGGGCGTCGCAGGTCCGGAGTCGGCGAACAACGCGGCGGCCGCCGGCGTGCTGGTGCCTCTGCTGACGCTCGGCCTGCCGACGACGGCGACGGCCGCGATCATCCTCACCGCGTTCCAGTCCTACGGGCTGCAGCCGGGTCCGATGCTCTTCCAGAGCCAGTCCACCCTGGTGTGGGCGCTGATCGCGAGCCTCTACATCGGCAATGTCATCCTGATCGTGCTCAACCTGCCGCTGGTGGGCATGTGGGTGAAGCTGCTGCAGATCCCGCGGCCGTATCTCTATGCCGGCATCCTGATGTTCGCCGCTTTCGGGGCGTTCGCGCTGAACTTCTCGGTCGTGGACATCCTGATCCTGCTGGTCATCGGCGTGCTCGGCTATTTCATGCGACGCTACGGGTTCCCGGTCGCGCCGCTCGTGGTGGGCACGATCCTCGGCCCGATGGGGGAGGAACAGCTGCGCAAGGCGCTGCAGTTGAGTCAGGGCGACGTGACGACGCTGATCGCGCAGCCGTTCGCGGCGATCGCGTATGCGCTGCTCGCGTTGCTGATCGTGGGCGGGCTGTGGCTGCGCCGGCGGCAGCGACGGTACGAACAGGCGCTGACCGAGTCGATCGCCGTGCCGATCAAGGCCGATTCGGAAGTCTGA
- a CDS encoding sulfite exporter TauE/SafE family protein, translated as MDVAASPRRGARAYAAFVVIGLLAGLLSGLFGVGGGTVIVPLLVLLLQFDQRIAAGTSLAAIVPTATVGVVSYAVSGSVAWVPAIILAAGAVVGAQIGTWLLPRISQTALRWGFFGFLVVVIASLFLVIPSRDAAFALTWWSGIALVAVGVGAGLLAGLIGVGGGVIVVPVLMLAFGTSDLVAKGTSLLMMIPTAVSGTVGNIRHRNVDLIAAAVIGASACTTTALGAWLATIIDPAAGNMLFAAYLVVIAAQMAMKAIRGRKRG; from the coding sequence ATGGATGTCGCAGCTTCGCCGCGCCGCGGGGCTCGGGCCTACGCGGCTTTCGTGGTCATCGGGCTGCTCGCCGGTCTTCTCTCCGGACTCTTCGGCGTCGGCGGCGGCACCGTCATCGTGCCCCTGCTGGTGCTGCTTCTGCAGTTCGATCAGCGCATCGCGGCCGGCACCTCGCTCGCAGCGATCGTGCCGACGGCTACGGTCGGCGTGGTCTCTTATGCGGTGTCGGGTTCGGTGGCCTGGGTCCCCGCGATCATCCTCGCGGCCGGTGCGGTGGTGGGTGCCCAGATCGGCACCTGGCTGCTGCCGCGGATCTCGCAGACGGCGCTGAGGTGGGGCTTCTTCGGGTTCCTGGTCGTCGTCATCGCGAGCCTGTTCCTGGTGATCCCTTCTCGAGATGCCGCCTTCGCGCTCACCTGGTGGAGCGGAATCGCACTCGTCGCCGTCGGCGTCGGCGCCGGGCTCCTCGCCGGCCTGATCGGCGTCGGCGGCGGTGTGATCGTCGTTCCCGTGCTCATGCTGGCGTTCGGGACGAGCGACCTGGTCGCCAAGGGCACGTCGCTGCTGATGATGATTCCGACGGCCGTCTCCGGCACCGTCGGCAATATCCGGCATCGAAACGTCGACCTGATCGCCGCGGCGGTGATCGGCGCCTCCGCCTGCACGACGACCGCACTCGGCGCGTGGTTGGCGACGATCATCGATCCGGCGGCGGGCAACATGCTGTTCGCGGCATATCTCGTCGTGATCGCTGCGCAGATGGCGATGAAAGCCATCCGCGGACGCAAGCGGGGCTGA
- a CDS encoding HAMP domain-containing sensor histidine kinase, whose translation MTDPLVDLHQVAETDDVRVGRPGTPLRTLRARSMPARWRITAWIILSTMVTLVAVGMIGRSIFVAGVERAANTEIEQEADEFIRFSEKAGAEGLSTPEQLLQEYVARQVLHDEVVVGIVDGSIVAVANGLTGANSVSGGSAEVPGGDGLVGRLLDSNAASGVVETGDTGPARWGRLEFTSGDSGGTLMILQFTQDARAQVDESFTGIAWAALLGLLLSSGVAWLVAGQILAPVRDVYRVARDIGEHDLTARVPVDGSDDIAAVATTFNQMLDRLEAVHATQQRFVDDAGHELRTPITIVRGHLELLSDDPEERKATLRLISDELDRMSRIVTDLLVLARAQQPDFVRVASCDVTALTLDIEAKAQALGARRWQLMEVAEGSVRLDPQRVTQAVLQFAANAVQVTDEDDRIRMGSRFEGDGTERLLRLWVQDTGPGVLAEDAERIFERFVRGSARGDTVGRHGSGLGLAIVRAITDGHGGSAWVDSVPGEGATFGIDIPAPIDARESAAGERSPALIAERN comes from the coding sequence ATGACTGATCCGCTGGTCGACCTGCACCAGGTCGCCGAGACCGACGACGTCCGCGTCGGCCGGCCGGGCACTCCGCTGCGCACCCTGCGTGCCCGGTCGATGCCCGCCCGCTGGAGGATCACCGCCTGGATCATCCTCAGCACGATGGTCACGCTCGTCGCGGTGGGCATGATCGGCCGCAGCATCTTCGTGGCCGGCGTGGAGCGGGCGGCGAACACCGAGATCGAACAGGAAGCCGATGAGTTCATCCGGTTCTCGGAGAAGGCCGGGGCAGAGGGGCTCTCCACTCCGGAGCAGCTCCTGCAGGAATACGTGGCGCGGCAGGTGCTGCACGACGAGGTCGTCGTCGGAATCGTCGACGGGTCGATCGTCGCGGTGGCGAACGGCCTCACGGGAGCGAACTCGGTGAGCGGCGGTTCCGCAGAGGTGCCGGGTGGTGACGGACTCGTCGGCCGGCTGCTGGACTCGAATGCGGCATCCGGTGTCGTCGAGACCGGAGACACCGGACCCGCGCGATGGGGACGGCTGGAGTTCACGTCGGGCGACAGCGGCGGGACGCTGATGATCCTGCAGTTCACGCAGGATGCTCGAGCTCAGGTCGACGAGAGCTTCACCGGGATCGCCTGGGCCGCCCTCCTCGGCCTGCTGCTCAGTTCGGGAGTCGCATGGCTCGTCGCCGGTCAGATCCTCGCGCCGGTGCGCGACGTCTACCGCGTCGCGCGCGACATCGGCGAGCACGATCTCACCGCCCGCGTGCCGGTGGACGGCAGCGACGACATCGCGGCCGTCGCGACGACTTTCAACCAGATGCTCGATCGACTCGAGGCCGTCCATGCCACGCAGCAGAGATTCGTCGACGATGCGGGTCACGAACTGCGCACCCCGATCACGATCGTTCGCGGCCACCTGGAACTGCTCAGCGACGACCCTGAGGAGCGCAAGGCCACGCTGCGGCTGATCAGCGACGAACTCGATCGGATGAGCCGCATCGTCACCGACCTGCTCGTCCTCGCCCGCGCGCAGCAACCGGACTTCGTCCGCGTCGCATCGTGTGATGTGACCGCGCTCACGCTCGACATCGAGGCGAAGGCGCAGGCGCTCGGTGCTCGACGATGGCAACTGATGGAGGTCGCCGAGGGCAGCGTCCGCCTCGATCCGCAGCGCGTCACCCAAGCCGTTCTGCAGTTCGCGGCCAACGCGGTGCAGGTGACCGATGAGGACGACCGCATTCGGATGGGCTCCCGCTTCGAAGGAGACGGCACCGAGCGGTTGCTGCGGCTCTGGGTGCAGGACACCGGCCCTGGCGTGCTCGCGGAGGATGCGGAGCGGATCTTCGAGCGCTTCGTCCGCGGCTCCGCTCGCGGCGACACGGTCGGGCGGCATGGCTCGGGCCTCGGGCTCGCCATCGTGCGCGCGATCACCGACGGCCACGGCGGATCGGCCTGGGTCGACAGCGTCCCGGGCGAGGGCGCCACTTTCGGAATCGACATCCCGGCGCCGATCGACGCACGGGAATCGGCTGCCGGCGAACGGTCGCCGGCGCTCATCGCAGAGAGGAACTGA
- a CDS encoding response regulator transcription factor yields MRTILIAEDDPHIVSFVRRGLRAAGYDTAEAADGETALILARGGTFDLVLLDIGLGGMDGFDVLAHLRGEGVTTPVIVLTARDSVIDTVRGLESGANDYVTKPFQFAELLARVRLRIGDGEGRASGPVLAHGDVHVDVRARRVTVGGEMRELTSREFALLEVFIENAGQVLSRDQLIGHVWGMDFDPASNVVDVYVRALRGKIGADRIETVRGAGYRLR; encoded by the coding sequence ATGCGGACCATCCTCATCGCGGAAGACGACCCGCACATCGTTTCGTTCGTGCGGCGTGGTCTGCGCGCCGCCGGATACGACACCGCGGAGGCGGCGGATGGCGAGACGGCCCTCATCCTCGCGCGCGGCGGGACGTTCGATCTGGTGCTGCTGGACATCGGCCTCGGCGGAATGGACGGCTTCGACGTCCTCGCTCACCTCCGAGGGGAGGGCGTCACCACTCCCGTGATCGTGCTGACGGCGCGTGATTCGGTGATCGACACCGTCCGTGGTCTGGAGAGCGGAGCCAACGACTACGTCACCAAGCCCTTCCAGTTCGCGGAGCTTCTCGCTCGGGTGCGACTGCGCATCGGAGACGGAGAAGGACGAGCATCCGGTCCCGTGCTCGCACACGGCGACGTGCACGTGGATGTGCGAGCGCGTCGTGTGACAGTGGGCGGCGAGATGCGGGAGCTCACCTCGCGCGAGTTCGCACTGCTGGAGGTGTTCATCGAGAACGCGGGGCAGGTGCTCTCCCGCGACCAGCTGATCGGTCACGTCTGGGGTATGGATTTCGATCCCGCGTCGAACGTCGTGGACGTGTACGTGCGGGCGTTGCGGGGCAAGATCGGCGCAGACCGCATCGAGACCGTGCGCGGGGCGGGATATCGACTGCGATGA